In Setaria italica strain Yugu1 chromosome IX, Setaria_italica_v2.0, whole genome shotgun sequence, the genomic stretch ACGTAGTTATGTGGCTTTATATTTCTTATTTATTACTAATAAACGAATATAGGTTATGGCATGACAACTAAACTGTTTTGTTGTTTTTTGCTTGCTAATACTAGGTTGCTTCAAAGAAAGAAATTCTAGGGGAGGATGTGGCTGGCATTTGCGCACCACGCTTttcttgcttctttttttttttgaaactgtacAGCGGGGGAGGTTCCCACTGTGAAAtgatatattaaaaaaatagacgAAACTGTACAGGACAACAGCAAAAAGGAGTATCAGAGTACCCTAAAAGGGAAAAAACATCATAAAAAGAGCTAAACAAGCTAGGCTAAATTAAATCGACCCAGTTGAGGAAAGATTGTCTGTTGCTTTCTTTAATTCTGTGGGCTTGGAGTCTGGCCTCATCCACAAAGTGTGAGACCCAGGAATTTAGGGATGGACGTTTTCCTTCAAAAATTAGAGCATTCCTTTGCTTCCAGATGTGCCAAGCAGCTATAATAAAGATCTCCATGAAGAAAGGGTTATGGGACATGTCTTTTGCAGTCTTCAACATCCTGTAGAATGGAAGGTTGAGGTGCCATTGAAGGCCAATTTTGTTCCAGCAGGCTGAACCGAAGCTGCAGGTGAAGAATAGGTGATAGATAGTTTCCTCCACATTGTTGCTGCACAGTACGCAGTTATAGCTGCCACTGTCAACAAAGGAACCTGCTTTGCATGCAAGCGTGATCTTATTTTGTTGACAGTCAAAATTACTGCACGGTCCATAAGGTTAGAGCTCTTGCATAAAGCGTTTCAGGAAGAATTCCAGAGAACCGCAGCCATTGTTACTTTTCTCTACTAATCAGATAAAACGTCTGCACTCTAATTTTTGTTTAAAGTATTTTACTTTCAAGTGTGTTACAACTCACAACATATTTTGTTCCGTAACATGAATTATGCCTtcattttaggaaaaaaaacataaaacatCGCACTCctgatttaaaaaaaaagggctCTGTTTTGCATATGGCTTCATAAGTTCTCGTGTTTGTTAAGGTCTGCTGCTTATCAGCCCCTGCTAATTGTCAAGCAAGACATATGCTATAGTAATAGTGGATTTCTGAATTGCGTATCATAGGCTTGGTAGAATAAGTTCCTAAAGTTGGTCTTGATATTTAAGAACTTTTAGTTGGATAGAAATCTTTTCGTTCGCAAAATGGAGGTAGTTATGTTACATATGTCAATTTTATTGACCTTTTAGAAATGTTGTTCTGTAATTATGCTACTCGATTTCAAATTATCAGAAATGAAGCAGAGTGCCAATATTCCCTGATAAATAAAGATGCTGTTTGCGTGCACCATTTCACTACAGATCATCCTGGGTCCCTGTTTATTTTAGGTTGCCTGTGGATGATTTTGGTATAGCTATACAATCATTCCGTATGCTGTGCACTAGTTGAAGTTGTAACCTGAGTTTCAAGTAGCTGCACAATCTTCATCTTACACAAAAATCTTGTAACAAGGATACATGTATAAGTGATATGAAACGGAGCATAACTGCCATCCATGTCTAACTCATATTAGCTTTCAAGCTAAACAAGAATCAGGTGTTTAAACCGTTTCCCTATCGTATGTGGCTATGTGGTTTGAATGCTTTCCACTTGCTTCTTTGGTTTTCTTTAATATgacatgaggaaaaaaaaagtgatcCCATATATTAACCTACTGTCTTATAAAGTTCCGGTTTTACAATCACGTTGTTCATTAAGTTCATGTATCTATGATGGGCAGAAGGTTTCTTCAATACTAGTATGTATGGTCGATATTATCCTGTGCAGTCATGCTTTTGTTTTAGTAAAACTGCTTACTGATGAGCAGGCGAACTTGGTCATGCCATTCCTTTGCGAGCAGCTGCTCATCTTGTGTTGTCTGGCAATGTGTTGGTTAGATACAAAAACCACAAAGTTTTCCAAGTACTTGTTTTAGTATCTATTTTGTGACTTCAAAGCaaaagaaacaaactagtgCTGCTAGCATGCTTCCATCAGCATCTGCTCATGCGGGCTACTTTTTCCCTACGTAGTAACACAAGGCAAGCATTGACCCCCTGTGTCTCTGACTTTATGCTGATCCCTGTGACCCTGACTAGTTAGATGTTTGTTATCTCCTGAAAATGTGCTTCTGCTATGCATTTGAGTTTTCCTATGACCGTGTATGTTTGTATCTCTGAATAGTGATTTGTTGCTCTACTCTCTTTGAATGATGAGGGGGTGAGGTGTTAGGGTAAATGGGCTAGTTAGCTATTTGGCATCAGTTTCCTTGTTGATaatgatatactccctccatcccaaattataggtcgttttggcttttctagattcataaatttaactatgtatatagatatacactatgtctagatatatagcaaaagctatgaatcttaaaaagtcaaaacgaactataatttgggatggagggagtacatggcaATCTGCTTCAATCTTCCATTTACTTGCATTTTCCTGAGTTCTGACAGCTTTCCATCTCCCCACTTAGTAAAATGCTAACGTCAGCTATAtatattgtttttttcttttggtattTGGTTCTATTTTCAATTACAATTGTTCTCATACATGATTCACTTGATCTACAGGTCAACCCCCAAGTGAAATTCTTATGCAAGTGAAATCAGGTCTTTAAGGTAGCTTACTGAAATGTGGGGTTTTGCATCAAATGCTTGGACGTCTGGGCTGGGGAAGAGGAGTCCTCCAAATTGTGCCTCTTCCAGTGCTGCTTGTTCTGATGACGAGGCATCCTCGTGCACAAGCAGGGAAGAAGGCCTGGAATGCCCAATATGTTGGGAGTCTTTCAACATAGTGGAGAACGTGCCTTATGTGCTTTGGTGTGGCCACACCATGTGCAAGAACTGCATCCTAGGCCTTCAATGGGCTGTCATCAAAGTTCCCACGGTGCCAATCCAGCTACCGTTCTTCATCTGCTGTCCCTGGTGCAACCTCCTGTCACTCCGCATATTTTACAAAGGGAACCTCATATTCCCGCGCAAGAACTACTTTCTCCTTTGGATGGTTGAGGGCATGAATGGTGAGCGTGCACGATCACGCTCTGGTATTTATACTGAGCAACATACTCCATTGCTcccaagcagcagcagagcaAATGGAAATGCAGGTTACTCAAACCCCACTAGACGGTCCCTCCCACCACAGGCTGACACATCCAATGCAAATCATGCTAACCATGGGATACCTCTTCTGAACTCTGAGAGGGTCCAAGCTTCGCTGCGCAAGTCGCTTTCATTCCTGGTTCACCTGACTGCCAAGTTTCCCCTGGTGTTCATGTTCCTCCTCATAGTGCTGTATGCGATCCCTGCCAGCGCAGCGGTCTTGTTATTGTACATCCTTATCACTGTGTTGTTTGCGCTTCCCTCGTTTTTGATACTGTATTTTGCCTATCCAAGCCTAGACTGGCTTGTTAGAGAAATATTTGCTTGAGATTTCCTTTAGGTGAAATCTCAATGCTGTTGTTGGAGCTGTGTAACTGAACTGCGTAGTATGTGTTGTAAGTGTGAATGTTATCGCCAAGTTTTGGCTGACTACATGTCATGCGTTTGCCTCAAGTTTGCATGGAAAGGCCCCTCTGTTGCATTGCAAACCATCAGTGTGCTCTAATTCTGTTGACATCTGTTTCGTTGCGCAATTATAGTGCTCCGAAGCTGATGGTTCAAAATCATATTGGGAATCAGTAGTAGCGTGGGGGTATCTGAAAATGCTTCAGGAATCGAGGCTTTCCTATATTTATTTTTTGGCAAGCTGCCGAATCAATCGGTCTCACTACTAGGTTTTTGGCAGTAAATGGTGAACAGAATTGCATTCTGAAAAAGACAGGaaattgaagaaaagaaaatgtgaaCTACAGTACCTAGGCAGTGTGCTTCATCCCTGCAAACGTGAACATCAGTCATAGGACGAGAGGGTGCAAGGAGCAGAGTGCCAGGCTGCCAGCACTGCAAGTGTCCATGAAAACAATCCAAGGATTTTTCTCTGCGACATTATTAGATTAGAGGCGTAGGAGCAACTTGGCAAGCGGTGAGCCAAGTGGTTGGTGGCTTGGCTGCCTAAGCGAGAAGATGATATCAGCAACCAGCAAGTGAGCAAGCCAACTTGGCCGGCATGGGTATCTCCCCAAATATACTCTCATCATCTGCAACCCAATCCACAAGCGTGCCATCGACTTTGGCATCTCGCTGGTCATCCTCGGCTCGCAACTTGGTGATCTTGACGTCCATGAATGGACTATAGGACGACGCAAGGCTGAAAGCAAAAGGAACCATGGAGCGACATGGGCGACATTCAGAGGAAAATCGTGAGCGTTGGTTTTGGATCCAACAGCTCCCATTGTATACCCCGTGCGAGCACGTCCACGTCGCTAACGCCGTCGCCGAGGGCCACTCAAAACGTTGTACACTCATTGCTAGCCCTTGACAGTTACACCATCTAGATATAAAGTAACAACTTGGCACGTGCTAGTGCGCTACTCTCTACGCTGAGCTTTAGTTAGTTTCAAGGGTTCTGGTTCTTGTCCTCTCTACTCCCAATAGAGGTTGAAATTCTCCCTTGACAAGGTAGAGTATACTTCCATCCTAGTTGGACATTTCCACACTAGTCATGGCCATATAGCAAGTGGTATTGGTTCACTCCATCATCTGCTTTGTCAAGTTGCAAGCCTTTAAATCtgtattttctttcttttgcttttATTGAGAACTTTATAAAAGAAATACAATCGGATCCATTCAAGGCAAcattttttgggaaaaaaaactcCATATAATGTAATGCTAGAGAAAGAACACCTTTGTATAGGTAAGTTCTTTGTTCATCGATCTATTGGTGATCCACTTTTCTCGTAGTCTCCAACTTCACGTACTTAATTGGGTTCTTAGTCCATCCGATTTTAATTCTCTATGAGaactgattctctgagagatgTGATTTTGTGGCCGGAAGTGATTCTCTTTTATTCTCTAGTAACTCTTGAAATTAGAATGGAGAATCACTccacagaatcaggagaagctatttTTTCCAGctccagcctcttagttcatttcagggaatcacttcacagaattagttctctctgaaaaattgtttggcagagctccggTTGGATTCAGCGGAGAATTAGCTCTAGGAGTTCTACCAAACGGAACCTTAATTTGAACCTTTTATTAAACAAACATAATGGTGCATTTATATTTTGATTAAGAACATAATGAGAGATTTCAAACGAACACATATGTAAAAAAGGTTAATATGCGACGACAGATGATAAGAGTTGAACCTCTTCTATATGTGATTAATAGCTGACATCATATCCGTTTCTATGATAAATACAGAGTTTGCTCTcatagtttcttttcttttttaagatATCTCTCTAGAAAATCACTTCCAAGTTCAAACAATAAATTGCACGAATAGACGAAAACAAGTCGAGACATAGCCTTACTCTATATAAAacccaaaaaaggaaaaaaaaaatctccgcGTGCTTTCCACTCTCCCCTCTCAGCCTCTCTTCCTTCCGCGGAGGGGAGACCTCTGAGAACTGAGAGCCAGGAAGAAGGCGAGTGGCGTCATCGTCAATCAAGCGAGCCATCAACCAACTGCCCCTCTTCCTACCCAAactgccctcctcctccacttcagCCGGCGCAGACCGCAGGGGGCCCAGCACCCGGAGGTGCTTATCTAATTTCTCGCGTCCGGCTTCGGCAGCACCGGCGGGAGGtttgggggcggcggcggggaggtagGAAACAGCGATCTTGGCGTCGTCCGAGCTGTCAGGTAGCTTTCTTGGCTCGATTCAGGCTGGAAATGTGCATCTTTCGATGCGTTTCTGGTGTTTCCTCTGGTATTTGGGGGGTCCTTCCTGTCTGCATTTAGGGGGAGGTGGGGATTTTCTTTGTTGGCTGCGTTGAGGATCAGCATGGACTAGTCTGTCTTCTGCCGTTCTGATATtacttcttttttgttttgccTCGTTTACTGATGGTATTAATGAGTGGATGCTTGAGGCAGGAATTTTACTCGTATATTGCTGAATTTCTTTATGTTTCGAAAAATTCGCCTCGTAATGTAGGCAGCACAGTGAACAACACCGAAACCAATATTTTGGCACTCTAGTTGACTTATACTAGTTTAATTATCTGGGTGATGGTTAATTTCAACGTTTTGTTAATCCATGATGAATAGTATCAAATTGTGGCACTGAAATGCTGCAGGAGCAGGATTGAAGGGCTACATAGAGTTGGGCACAAGTGACCTGATCGCCTGAAATGGAGTTGGTGGTTAAGCGG encodes the following:
- the LOC101777843 gene encoding uncharacterized protein LOC101777843; amino-acid sequence: MWGFASNAWTSGLGKRSPPNCASSSAACSDDEASSCTSREEGLECPICWESFNIVENVPYVLWCGHTMCKNCILGLQWAVIKVPTVPIQLPFFICCPWCNLLSLRIFYKGNLIFPRKNYFLLWMVEGMNGERARSRSGIYTEQHTPLLPSSSRANGNAGYSNPTRRSLPPQADTSNANHANHGIPLLNSERVQASLRKSLSFLVHLTAKFPLVFMFLLIVLYAIPASAAVLLLYILITVLFALPSFLILYFAYPSLDWLVREIFA